A stretch of Clostridia bacterium DNA encodes these proteins:
- a CDS encoding inorganic phosphate transporter, with translation MTISFLEFIGQMLEHPVLFISVVLSLGVILINGWIDVPNSIATCVATRALPVKQAIVLAAVFDFIGVFVMTSINASVSRTIFYMVDFSGEMQASMISLCAAMLAIVIWSISAWSMGIPSSEGHALIAGISGAAIALQGGWSGIIWSEWVKVLYGLIIAVIVSFSLGLVITRLIESLFFRVEKRKTTFFFKRAQIAGAAMMAFLHGAQDGQKFMGIFLLQVFLVQGYGANNNLGIPIWLMLLCSVVMATGTFIGGYRIIKSLGMNVVHLTMYQGLSADIASSITILASTFLGIPVSTTHVKATAIVGVGVSNKASSVNWYLVKDMVLTWILTFPGCALLSYGITWLFLHQIG, from the coding sequence TTGACCATATCATTTTTAGAATTTATAGGACAAATGTTAGAACATCCAGTATTGTTTATTTCGGTTGTACTTTCCTTAGGTGTTATTCTTATTAATGGATGGATTGATGTGCCGAATTCTATCGCCACTTGCGTGGCTACCCGTGCACTACCCGTAAAGCAAGCGATTGTTTTGGCTGCTGTCTTTGATTTCATTGGTGTATTTGTGATGACCTCAATCAATGCTTCCGTGAGTCGGACAATTTTCTATATGGTTGATTTTTCTGGAGAAATGCAAGCGTCTATGATTTCACTGTGTGCTGCAATGTTGGCCATTGTGATTTGGTCGATTAGTGCTTGGAGCATGGGTATTCCAAGTAGTGAAGGTCATGCGTTGATTGCTGGGATTTCGGGTGCTGCGATTGCGCTACAGGGAGGTTGGTCTGGAATCATTTGGTCTGAATGGGTCAAGGTATTGTATGGACTGATAATTGCAGTAATTGTGAGTTTTTCGTTGGGGCTAGTAATCACACGCCTTATTGAGTCCTTGTTTTTTCGTGTTGAAAAACGTAAAACTACTTTTTTCTTCAAAAGAGCTCAGATTGCAGGTGCTGCCATGATGGCATTTTTGCATGGTGCACAAGATGGTCAGAAATTTATGGGCATATTTTTGCTTCAAGTTTTTTTGGTACAAGGGTATGGTGCGAATAATAATTTAGGCATACCCATATGGCTAATGTTACTTTGTTCAGTCGTCATGGCAACGGGTACATTTATTGGTGGCTATAGAATCATCAAATCTTTAGGAATGAACGTGGTCCATTTGACCATGTACCAAGGACTATCAGCAGATATTGCTTCTTCCATTACGATATTAGCGTCGACATTTCTAGGTATACCAGTAAGCACAACGCATGTTAAGGCAACTGCAATTGTGGGGGTTGGTGTATCGAATAAAGCATCATCGGTAAATTGGTATTTGGTGAAGGATATGGTGCTTACTTGGATTCTAACCTTCCCAGGTTGCGCTTTGCTCAGCTATGGGATTACGTGGTTATTTTTGCATCAAATCGGATAA
- a CDS encoding ATP-binding cassette domain-containing protein gives MLKISNVSKTFNPGTVNEKVALRNVNLTLEEGDFVTLIGGNGAGKSTILNCVSGVFGVESGSIVIDGDDVTKQSEYKRAAVIGRVFQDPMMGTAASMGIEENLALAYRRGQARTLRWGITQEEKAHFSELLSSLGLGLENRMTDKVGLLSGGQRQALTLLMSTLIRPKILLLDEHTAALDPKTADKVLELSDQFITEGGLTTLMVTHNMRHAIKHGNRLVMMHDGQIILDIKGEEKMKLTVEDLMQRFGKASGEEFANDRALLSD, from the coding sequence ATGCTTAAAATCAGCAATGTAAGCAAAACCTTCAACCCAGGAACAGTAAATGAGAAGGTGGCTTTGCGAAATGTAAATCTGACTTTAGAAGAAGGTGACTTTGTTACCTTAATTGGCGGTAACGGTGCCGGTAAGTCTACGATACTGAACTGTGTTTCAGGAGTTTTTGGTGTTGAGTCAGGAAGCATTGTCATTGATGGCGATGATGTTACCAAACAATCTGAATATAAGCGGGCTGCAGTAATTGGTCGAGTCTTTCAAGACCCGATGATGGGTACAGCAGCCAGCATGGGTATTGAGGAAAATTTGGCGCTAGCGTATCGCCGTGGTCAGGCAAGAACATTGCGCTGGGGCATCACCCAAGAGGAAAAAGCGCATTTCAGTGAACTGCTGAGTTCCTTAGGGCTTGGTTTGGAAAACCGCATGACGGATAAGGTGGGCCTATTATCAGGTGGTCAACGTCAAGCGTTAACGCTTCTGATGTCAACGCTAATCCGGCCAAAAATTCTACTTTTGGATGAGCATACAGCGGCGCTAGACCCCAAAACAGCGGACAAGGTATTGGAGTTGAGTGATCAATTTATTACAGAAGGTGGCCTCACAACCTTAATGGTTACTCATAATATGCGCCATGCAATCAAGCATGGTAATCGTTTGGTCATGATGCATGATGGTCAAATCATTTTGGACATCAAAGGCGAGGAAAAGATGAAATTAACGGTAGAAGACTTAATGCAACGATTCGGCAAGGCAAGTGGAGAAGAATTTGCTAACGATAGGGCATTGCTGTCTGACTAA
- a CDS encoding putative ABC transporter permease — protein MELSKSIKKTYLYFMMYAIIGWCYEVFLEVVVYQWGFTNRGVLFGPYCPVYGFGALAFILCFGKIMKKKEPNWFVYVKPLIIFMGCAFVATGIELVASYMLEILTGSWPWQTYADYAINFQARIALSPSIRFGLGGLLFLYILQPIFEKVIYKLGDKKVSILFYAILFPFILDLFVKLFKMVS, from the coding sequence ATGGAACTCAGTAAATCAATTAAGAAAACATACCTCTATTTCATGATGTACGCAATCATAGGTTGGTGCTATGAGGTATTTCTAGAAGTAGTCGTTTATCAGTGGGGATTCACAAATCGTGGTGTGCTGTTTGGCCCCTACTGTCCCGTTTATGGTTTTGGCGCATTGGCCTTCATCCTATGCTTTGGAAAAATAATGAAGAAGAAAGAACCCAACTGGTTCGTATATGTAAAACCTTTAATCATTTTTATGGGCTGCGCTTTCGTTGCAACCGGCATTGAACTAGTCGCCAGCTATATGTTGGAAATATTAACTGGCAGCTGGCCCTGGCAAACCTATGCAGATTATGCTATCAATTTTCAGGCTAGAATTGCCCTTTCACCTTCAATACGTTTCGGTTTGGGCGGCCTACTATTTTTGTATATCCTCCAACCAATATTTGAAAAGGTGATTTATAAGTTAGGCGACAAAAAAGTTAGCATCCTATTTTACGCCATACTATTCCCCTTCATACTCGACTTGTTCGTCAAACTGTTCAAGATGGTATCATAA
- a CDS encoding DUF427 domain-containing protein — MFIASWNNVELARSSATIEIEGNQYFPPEDVNTDYLEATDYHTKCPWKGLASYYSIKVDGKVNENAAWYYPEPLEKAKHIAGYIAFWKGVTVEEI; from the coding sequence ATGTTTATTGCGTCATGGAATAATGTTGAACTAGCAAGAAGTTCTGCAACCATCGAAATCGAAGGCAATCAGTATTTTCCACCGGAGGATGTAAACACGGATTATCTAGAAGCCACAGATTACCATACCAAATGCCCTTGGAAAGGGTTGGCATCCTATTATTCCATCAAAGTAGATGGAAAAGTAAACGAGAATGCTGCCTGGTACTATCCTGAACCACTTGAAAAGGCTAAACATATCGCTGGATACATCGCATTTTGGAAAGGCGTAACTGTAGAAGAAATCTAA
- a CDS encoding DEAD/DEAH box helicase — MYFENLNIIKPIQKALKAQGYKEATPIQAQSIPPLLKGADLLGCAQTGTGKTAAFAIPILQDLAAEQTNRKGSRQIRTLVLAPTRELAIQIGESFEAYGKYLDLKTLTIFGGVSQHPQTKSLKQGVDILVATPGRLLDLINQKFIYLDHVEHFVLDEADRMLDMGMLRDVRKIIKYIPTERQTMFFSATMPAEIAKLADSILCKPEKIEITPESPTVDIIEQSVYHVNKKNKIQLLTHILKAQNFNSVLVFSRTKHGADKIVKMLSRKGVVAQAIHGNKSQNARQRALGDFKSGRTRVLVATDIAARGIDVEELSCVINYDLPEVPETYVHRIGRTGRAGQGGVAIAFCDDVERPLLRQIQKLIKRSIKVVDEHPYPYVKLAESEVDLKPKQTSNKPSSQQRKNRRPAKGSYGSRKQGSSQKSSSQGRRREIA, encoded by the coding sequence TTGTATTTTGAAAATTTAAACATCATCAAGCCGATCCAAAAGGCATTGAAAGCACAGGGATATAAGGAAGCGACACCAATCCAGGCACAAAGTATTCCGCCACTGTTAAAAGGAGCAGACCTATTAGGTTGTGCACAGACAGGCACGGGGAAGACGGCCGCGTTTGCGATTCCTATTTTGCAAGACCTCGCTGCGGAGCAGACAAATCGAAAAGGATCTAGACAGATTCGAACCTTGGTCTTAGCTCCTACTAGGGAATTGGCAATTCAAATTGGCGAGAGTTTTGAAGCCTACGGTAAATACCTTGATTTGAAAACATTAACCATATTTGGGGGCGTTTCGCAACATCCTCAAACCAAATCGTTGAAGCAGGGTGTCGACATTCTAGTGGCAACTCCAGGTCGCCTACTTGATTTAATCAATCAAAAGTTTATCTACTTGGATCATGTAGAACATTTTGTATTAGATGAGGCAGATCGGATGTTGGATATGGGTATGCTTCGTGATGTAAGGAAAATTATTAAGTATATTCCCACTGAACGTCAGACCATGTTCTTTTCGGCTACTATGCCGGCAGAGATTGCCAAATTAGCAGATTCTATTTTGTGTAAACCGGAGAAGATTGAGATAACACCGGAATCACCAACAGTAGATATTATTGAGCAATCTGTCTATCATGTGAATAAAAAGAATAAGATTCAACTTTTGACACATATTTTGAAAGCACAGAACTTTAATTCTGTATTGGTCTTTTCTCGGACTAAACATGGTGCTGATAAGATTGTGAAAATGCTAAGCCGAAAAGGCGTAGTAGCTCAGGCCATTCATGGTAATAAGTCGCAGAATGCTAGACAACGCGCTCTTGGAGACTTTAAGAGTGGTAGGACGCGTGTTTTAGTTGCAACAGATATTGCTGCAAGAGGAATCGATGTAGAAGAATTATCTTGTGTGATTAACTACGATTTACCGGAAGTGCCGGAGACCTATGTACACCGTATTGGCCGTACGGGTCGTGCTGGACAAGGTGGCGTAGCTATCGCGTTCTGTGATGATGTAGAGAGACCCTTACTGCGTCAGATCCAAAAGTTAATTAAAAGATCGATTAAAGTTGTGGATGAGCATCCATATCCATATGTAAAGCTTGCGGAATCGGAAGTAGACTTAAAACCGAAACAAACATCGAATAAGCCTTCTAGCCAGCAGAGGAAAAACAGAAGACCAGCTAAAGGCAGTTACGGTTCACGCAAACAGGGCTCAAGCCAAAAGAGTTCAAGCCAAGGGCGCAGACGAGAAATAGCGTAA
- a CDS encoding ABC transporter substrate-binding protein, with protein sequence MKKLLKVLSILLVMMLVLAGCSPAEEMEGEEEIAEPAQTIEIGVIQYVEHVALDAARNGFIDALADNGYTDGDTVNIDVQNAQADQSNLATISDRFISNDVDLILAIATPAAQAVAGKTTEIPILGTAITDYESARLVDSNEMPGGNVTGTTDMNPIKDQIDLLVELVPDVETVGVLYTSSEDNSILQASMAKEAIEALGMDYVEVTVTNSNDVQQATQSIVSQCDAIYIPTDNVFAMAMPVVSGVTIDSKTPVICGESGMVENGGLATLGINYYDLGYQTGLMAVRILSGEESPANMAIESAKGFDFAINGAVAESIGVTIPERLAEYVISIR encoded by the coding sequence ATGAAGAAACTATTGAAGGTATTGAGTATTTTATTGGTGATGATGTTGGTCCTAGCCGGTTGTTCTCCTGCAGAAGAGATGGAGGGGGAAGAAGAGATTGCTGAACCAGCTCAGACGATTGAAATTGGTGTAATTCAGTATGTAGAACATGTGGCATTGGATGCAGCGAGAAATGGCTTTATTGATGCATTGGCAGACAATGGCTATACAGATGGAGATACGGTTAACATTGATGTGCAAAATGCCCAAGCTGACCAAAGTAACTTAGCTACCATCAGTGACCGTTTCATCAGCAATGATGTTGATTTGATTCTGGCAATTGCTACGCCTGCGGCTCAGGCTGTTGCAGGTAAAACGACAGAGATTCCTATCTTAGGTACTGCTATTACAGATTATGAGTCGGCGCGATTAGTTGATAGCAATGAAATGCCAGGTGGAAATGTAACTGGAACAACGGATATGAATCCTATCAAAGATCAAATCGACTTGCTGGTAGAATTGGTTCCTGATGTTGAAACGGTTGGGGTTCTTTATACTTCTAGTGAAGATAATTCTATTCTTCAGGCCTCTATGGCAAAAGAAGCAATTGAAGCATTGGGAATGGATTATGTTGAGGTTACCGTAACCAATTCTAATGATGTGCAACAGGCTACCCAGTCAATTGTTTCCCAGTGTGATGCCATTTATATTCCAACAGATAACGTATTTGCTATGGCTATGCCTGTAGTGAGCGGTGTTACGATAGATTCTAAGACACCAGTAATTTGTGGCGAGTCTGGTATGGTTGAAAACGGTGGTCTGGCAACATTGGGTATTAATTACTATGACCTGGGATACCAAACTGGTCTAATGGCTGTACGGATACTAAGTGGAGAAGAATCTCCAGCTAATATGGCTATTGAATCGGCAAAAGGTTTTGACTTTGCAATCAACGGAGCTGTTGCTGAATCTATAGGTGTTACCATACCAGAGCGTTTGGCAGAGTATGTAATTAGTATAAGATAG
- a CDS encoding DUF47 family protein, whose translation MFGRKRKGYDYFESMANLSDYTVQAANYLSEVLNNYKKSNLSKARAQMHELENAADEAKTDMMKRLIDEFLPPLERDDIISLSHYIDDVTDAVEEVMIHYDVFGYIDLRKDSLRFVKLIQASCESMNKALWEMKNYEKSELLFKQIKEVKELKAQGDDLYVHSLRQLYQENNAPEIVLAYSEIFMRMKSCCDRCKLVVNDIERIVMKNL comes from the coding sequence ATGTTTGGACGGAAAAGAAAAGGATATGATTATTTTGAAAGTATGGCGAATCTTTCAGATTATACTGTTCAGGCGGCCAACTATTTAAGTGAGGTGCTGAACAATTACAAGAAAAGCAATCTGTCGAAAGCAAGAGCGCAGATGCATGAACTTGAGAATGCGGCCGATGAAGCTAAAACGGATATGATGAAACGATTGATTGACGAATTTCTTCCACCATTGGAGAGAGATGATATCATAAGCTTGTCGCACTATATTGATGATGTGACTGATGCAGTTGAGGAAGTGATGATTCATTATGATGTTTTTGGATATATAGATCTTCGTAAGGACTCTCTAAGATTTGTTAAACTGATTCAAGCTAGTTGTGAGTCCATGAATAAAGCTTTGTGGGAAATGAAAAATTACGAAAAATCTGAGTTGCTTTTTAAACAGATTAAAGAGGTTAAGGAGCTCAAAGCCCAGGGGGATGATTTATATGTACATAGTTTGCGCCAGCTCTACCAAGAGAATAATGCACCAGAAATAGTACTAGCCTATTCAGAAATATTCATGAGGATGAAGAGCTGTTGTGACCGTTGCAAGTTGGTAGTCAATGACATTGAACGAATTGTGATGAAAAACTTGTAG
- a CDS encoding ABC transporter permease, producing MLQILLGAVSLGLLWAVMTIGVYITYRILDIADLSVEGSIAMGAAIAAKGIISGVNPFLSTALAFVGGMLAGLITGVFHTQLKIPALLSGILTMIALYSVNLRILGKANLSLLRLDTVYSGLQNLGVARNDSVIVLGVIIIVALIGILYWFFGTEVGCAIRATGNNPQMARAQGINTDNMIILGLVISNGLVAMSGALIAQSQSFADVQMGIGSIVIGLASVIIGEVLFKSKSFFSRLISLVLGAITYRVIIALVLRMGMPANDLKLFTALTVAVALSLPVLKGYLEPVRKALKGAIKCLKSAM from the coding sequence ATGTTACAAATTTTGCTAGGCGCAGTTTCATTGGGGCTTTTATGGGCCGTGATGACCATTGGTGTCTATATAACGTATCGTATATTAGATATCGCCGACTTAAGCGTGGAGGGCAGTATTGCAATGGGTGCTGCCATTGCGGCAAAGGGAATTATAAGTGGGGTTAACCCGTTTCTTTCAACTGCGCTAGCTTTTGTTGGCGGTATGTTGGCTGGTCTAATTACTGGAGTATTTCATACACAGCTTAAGATACCGGCCTTGTTATCTGGTATTCTCACAATGATTGCCCTATATTCGGTCAATCTTAGAATTTTAGGCAAAGCCAATCTTTCTTTGTTGCGTTTGGATACGGTTTATTCTGGACTCCAAAACCTTGGTGTTGCGCGAAATGATTCAGTCATCGTTTTGGGTGTGATTATTATTGTAGCCCTAATTGGCATACTATATTGGTTTTTTGGAACAGAAGTGGGTTGTGCAATTCGGGCGACAGGCAACAATCCCCAAATGGCGCGAGCCCAGGGAATCAATACGGACAACATGATTATTTTGGGTTTAGTAATTAGTAATGGATTGGTAGCCATGAGTGGTGCACTAATTGCACAAAGTCAGAGTTTTGCTGATGTGCAAATGGGTATTGGCTCTATTGTCATTGGCTTGGCATCCGTTATTATCGGTGAGGTACTCTTTAAGAGTAAAAGTTTCTTTAGCCGTTTGATTTCTCTGGTTTTAGGTGCAATAACTTACCGTGTAATTATTGCCTTGGTGCTGCGCATGGGTATGCCAGCCAATGATTTGAAGTTATTTACGGCTCTCACTGTGGCTGTAGCTTTGTCATTGCCTGTGCTTAAAGGTTACTTAGAACCAGTAAGAAAAGCCTTGAAGGGAGCGATAAAATGCTTAAAATCAGCAATGTAA